GAAGGCCTGGGCTGTTTGGAAAACATCCGTTTCGCCCGTGCCTCCTTGGTAATTGTTGTAGTAGGTTGATTCCCAGTTAAACCATCTGTTGATGTTTTTCTTATACTGGCCCCACGCCCGTGCACGCAAGGCCACTCCGTCATCTTCCGTCGCGGTGGATCCGATGTAGGGCCGGTATCCGTTATAGAGATAAAAACGTTTGCGGGCATCGTTCGTATATTGGTCCACCAAGGGCTGCCATTGAGATGTGATGCCTATATTCCCGGTGGAGGTGGGGATATCCAGGGAAGGGGTCTGGCTGGCCGCCGACGTGAGATCCATGGTTGCAAAGGAACGCACCTGGCGACCGACTCCGGGATTATTCAATATCCATTGCGCCCAAGTCTGGATTTGAGAGTAGTTGTCCGACTCATCGATTAGGTAAAGAAAGTAGTCTGTAGTTGGAGAATTCTGATTGAACCAGGTGGCCCAGGCGTTGGTGTGGTTGCGCATGTCGGTTTCCGTACCGCTCTGCCAGCCCCAGGACCCGTAGGTCCCGATCGAATAGATGTTGCTGCCGGTGTTCACGCCGGGACCGTTGTAGCCATTGGTTGCGGTAAAGAGACTTCCGTCCAGCCGGGGAATTGACTCGGCACAGGGCTGATCGCTGCAGTTGTCATCCCCGAACAAGGAAATCTTATGACGATGAGCCAAAAGATAATGTCGATCCCGCAGGAGGACAGATTGAGAGCCGCTCGCCCCGTAACGGGTATCGATGTTGCCGGCGGAGTAGAACAGCATGGTCTTGGAGGAGGGGGTATCGGGGAGCGTAAAGTTATAAACCGTGAGCTGTACCGGGATCGTCCCAACCGTGACACCGCCTTCCTTAACCACAAAATTTCCAGAATACGTGCCGGCAGGAGACGATTTGGGAATGTAGATATCTGCCCAAATGCTTTGGTTGGATCCGCTCGCGATGGAGAAGCTCGGCGCCAATTCTAACGGAACAGCGATGTCCGGATAATATTTGTTATGGTCAGGCCGGTCGGTCCAGGAGCCGCTGCCGCTACCATTACCACTCCAGGGACGCCTCATGCGCTGCGGAATATGCCTCTCATCGTAGGTCTGATAGGACACGATACTTAGCCCATTAATCCGCAGATACCGCACATAAAAAAGTTCGATATTGCGCCCCACCCAATTGAAGACCCCATCGCCGGTTGCGGCGGAAGAGGTGATAGTGGTTCCAGAGGGGCCACTCAAACTGTTAAAGGATACCGTTACGTTGGATGCCGCGCTGGAGCCGGCCTCTAAAATGACATTGAAAGCCACCACTTCGTTTCGGGCGCCAAAGAGGGAGATGGTGGTTCCGTTCCAGGCAGAGTTTGTGACTGTTTTCCCCTGAGTGGCTCGGAGGTCATCTTGGGTGACTTTGTCTTCACCGTTGTTGGCCCAGATAGCTGAGATGGCTGCGTTTGCCAATCCAGGCAAATCCAACAATGACAGGCTGAGCGCGAAGATTAATATTTTTTTGAGGGTCATAGTATTATTTATTGGCCTCATGGTATATAACTCATTTGTTAACGTTTGTAAAGAACAATTTAATATTCAAGTCTATTAATAGTTCTATTATGTTTAATTATAGGCATATATTTAACTATAAATAATTATCTATTGTGAATCAATATTGCGCTAAAGAAATATATCTACCGCAGCGATCTTCGGAGTTCGGCAGAATCGAGCAGTCTCCGGGAGAGCTCGCGAGTAAAGACCGTCCCGCCCTGCTGCGAGAGGTGATAATTGTCCATATAATCGTTTTCAGTCAGACCTTCGGGTCTGCGTAGGTCGATCAGGGTCGATCCATTTTCCTTGATAACGGACTCCAGCGTGGGATCAATTGGATAATGAGCGGGTACGGGAATGGCGATGAAGACCACTTTCGTCGGACTCTTCTTCATGAATTCAAGAAAACGCGTGAGCCGTTTGTATCGCCCGTATGAGCCAATTTCCGAGACACTTACGTGTTTTTTAATGGCTTTGTTCATCTCTTGGGCGGATGATTTGTAATAAGGAATGACTGCGCCCAGCAGCTGCGTGCGAACGCGGTCCCGATTCGCGTAAGCGCTTGAGACGGCGTCCAGGAGATAATCGACGCGGTTGCTGAAGTCCCAAACGTCATAGTGAAAAGCTTCCGAAACGGCGTCGAATCCCGCAAAATAGCCTCCCAGAAGATCCACGTGGATCCGCTGGGAATCACATAACTGCTCCTCAGCGAATCCGATCAAGAGAAGCGCCGGATCAGCGCCGGCTGAATGCACATAGCGTTTATAGATGTAATGCCAGTCGGCCATGTTGGTGTCATCCGGATGGATCTTCGCGATGTCGACATTTGAAAAACCCCGAGCCGACAGGTCTTTCATGAGTTCTTCCGGGATTACCCCTCTGCGCGTCAGCGAGTTGCCGAGAAAAAGAAGCGTAGGACGATCCGCGTGGCTGTGAACGGCGACGATTTGCGGAATCTCCCGGATATGCCGCAGATCGGCGGACAGGGTTGTTCCGTACAGGCGCAGTCCAACTTCGCATGCAAGGAAGATGCAGGCGACGAAGATCAGAACGGGGGTTTCCCGCTTAAAATTGAAAATAAATGAACGCATGGGCTACCGGTGATGGAAAGAATAACAGCATGACGGCGCAATACGCGTACACCAACGCCCGCGGCCACCAGGGAGAGGATGCCAGCGCGAGCAGGTCTTTCCTGCGCTCGACCCAAATCTCATACAACAGCAACGGACCAGCATAAAAGGCGATCTGCCCGAACATCGAAATGGCTACCGGTGTGGGCTGCGGATGGGTGACGATCAGCCGGATAAAACTCAGGGCCTGCGACATCGACTCCGCTCTGAATAAGAGCCAGCCCAGGCAAACGAAATTGAACATGAGAAATACCCGCCAGAACCTTCCGAACAACGAAAGCTCCGGCGCCGCGCCTTTTCTCGTTTCCCCCGGCGTTAGCCGGTATCCGCACAGCAGGAGGCCGTGAAACACTCCCCAGGCGATGAACGTCCAGTTCGCGCCATGCCAGATGCCGCCGATAATCATGGTCAGCAGAAGGTTGCGCTGGGTCATCCATTTTCCCTGCCGGTTCCCGCCCATGGAAATGTAAACATAGTCTCTCAGCCAAGTGGAGAGGCTGATATGCCACCGGGCCCAGAAGTCGCTGGGCGAGACGGCGAGGTACGGCATCTTGAAATTGTCCATGAGGTCGATTCCCATCCACTTGGCGGCGCCCTGGGCGATGGAGCTATAGCCTGAAAAGTCGGCGTAAATCTGCCAGGCGAAAGCATACACCCCGGCCAGAACCTCCAGGCCGGAGAGCTGAGATGGGTTACTCTGGAAAATGGTGTTGACCAGGGAAGCCATGTTGTCCCCGATGACGATTTTCTTAAAGAGACCGAGAACGATGTAGTACAGACCCAGCTGGAAATCCCGATCCCGGTAGAAACGAGGGGTCTCAATCTGCTTCAGCAAACCCCGTCCAAGAGGATCGTGTCCCTTCGTTCCAGAGCGCATAATGGGCCCTGCCACCAGATGCGGGAAGAAGCAGACGTACAGACAAAAGTTCAGAAAATTGGTTGCTGGCTGGGTCTTGCCTCGGGAGATATCCAGAACGTAACTCATGCTTTGAAACGTATAGAAGGAAATTCCAACCGGCAGAATCACATGAAGAATCGGGAGCGATGCCTTAATACCGAGCGTGGTCAGGCCATGGGCCAGTTCCGCCGAAAAAAAGTTGTAGTACTTGAACACGCCCAACAGCGCCAGATTCACGATCACCGAGATGGAAACATAATAGCGGCGTTTCGGTCCCTGAGGTGTATGGGCCACCAGCTTCCCGAGGTAATAATCCATGACCGTTGAGAAGGCGATCAGAATTAAGAAGCGCCAATCCCACCATCCGTAGAATAGATAGCTGGCCCCGATCAGGAAGAGGTTCTGCTTTTTATAAGGCAGAAGCCAATAAATCGGCAGGACAACCGCAAAAAATACCCAGAAGATCCAACTGTTGAATAGCATAAAAGTCGATTAAGTCCTCATGACGTCTTTCGCCGGGAAAGAGCGGCCTCAATTTCCTGAAAAACATAAGCGACGCGGGCCTCCCAGCTTTCGGCGGCGGCCAAAGCGAACCTCTGTTGGCGGCGCTGGGGCCCGGTGTCATCCAGCGCGCGCTGTACCTGACGAATAAAATCGGATGGATTGTCGGCGGTGTATACAAAATCGGTAAAGCGCTCCAGACTCGGAAGAGGAGTCGAGACCACGGGCAGGCCAAGGGCCAGATATTCGAGCAACTTCAACGGATTCACAGACGCCGTCAGACGATCCTGTTTAAACGTGATCAGGCCCACGTCGAAATGAGCGGCATAGCGCGGTAAATCTGTATAGGAACGCGGCCCCAGCCAGTGCAGGTTGGGTGCCCCCTTGGGGGCCTTGTAATCACTCCACTCCGGACCGATCAGCACCACGGAAGCTCGCGGAAACGCCTGAGCGACCTGGATCAGCAGATCCGCGTTAACCCAGGGAGCTAGCAAACCGTAAAAACCAAGAATCGGACGCGGCAGATTCTTCATTTCCTCGGGGATAGGCCCGAGAGGGTCCGCCGTCGAATGGAAGTGCTCAAAATTAACGCCATGCGGTAGCAGCAGCGTGGGGGCTTTGGCCCCCTGTTTTTTGCGCTGTAGTTCCTCCGACGTCGCGAAGATCAGGTCCGCTTCAGACAACATCTTGTTTTCAAGAGATTCCACATAGGCGCGATCAAC
The window above is part of the Elusimicrobiota bacterium genome. Proteins encoded here:
- a CDS encoding putative Ig domain-containing protein, producing the protein MTLKKILIFALSLSLLDLPGLANAAISAIWANNGEDKVTQDDLRATQGKTVTNSAWNGTTISLFGARNEVVAFNVILEAGSSAASNVTVSFNSLSGPSGTTITSSAATGDGVFNWVGRNIELFYVRYLRINGLSIVSYQTYDERHIPQRMRRPWSGNGSGSGSWTDRPDHNKYYPDIAVPLELAPSFSIASGSNQSIWADIYIPKSSPAGTYSGNFVVKEGGVTVGTIPVQLTVYNFTLPDTPSSKTMLFYSAGNIDTRYGASGSQSVLLRDRHYLLAHRHKISLFGDDNCSDQPCAESIPRLDGSLFTATNGYNGPGVNTGSNIYSIGTYGSWGWQSGTETDMRNHTNAWATWFNQNSPTTDYFLYLIDESDNYSQIQTWAQWILNNPGVGRQVRSFATMDLTSAASQTPSLDIPTSTGNIGITSQWQPLVDQYTNDARKRFYLYNGYRPYIGSTATEDDGVALRARAWGQYKKNINRWFNWESTYYNNYQGGTGETDVFQTAQAFGGTPSSDSVLGQTGWNYGNGEGVLFYPGTDKVYTSSSYGVNGPFASLRLKYWRRGIQDVDYLTMAAAVNPQATQTIVNQIVPKVLWEYGVDNPSDPTYVLTDISWSTNPDAWEAARLQLANIISGAPPASPPVITSTTTATGSVGTAFSYQITATNSPTSYSATGLPSGLSINTSLGTISGIPAAAGISTVTLRATNSAGTGTATLTLTVGSAGTTTIVLQKSATPSTARPGDTITFFIQYQNTGSGNATNSTITDVVPTGTTLISGTITGGGTISGGTITWNLGTVAGGSSGTVSFQARVN
- a CDS encoding MBOAT family O-acyltransferase, whose amino-acid sequence is MLFNSWIFWVFFAVVLPIYWLLPYKKQNLFLIGASYLFYGWWDWRFLILIAFSTVMDYYLGKLVAHTPQGPKRRYYVSISVIVNLALLGVFKYYNFFSAELAHGLTTLGIKASLPILHVILPVGISFYTFQSMSYVLDISRGKTQPATNFLNFCLYVCFFPHLVAGPIMRSGTKGHDPLGRGLLKQIETPRFYRDRDFQLGLYYIVLGLFKKIVIGDNMASLVNTIFQSNPSQLSGLEVLAGVYAFAWQIYADFSGYSSIAQGAAKWMGIDLMDNFKMPYLAVSPSDFWARWHISLSTWLRDYVYISMGGNRQGKWMTQRNLLLTMIIGGIWHGANWTFIAWGVFHGLLLCGYRLTPGETRKGAAPELSLFGRFWRVFLMFNFVCLGWLLFRAESMSQALSFIRLIVTHPQPTPVAISMFGQIAFYAGPLLLYEIWVERRKDLLALASSPWWPRALVYAYCAVMLLFFPSPVAHAFIYFQF
- a CDS encoding glycosyltransferase codes for the protein MIQNLSFVVFGDEWGLHASSTQHLASRLADTQPLLYVNAVGMRCPRLNLRDMKRVMGKLQQWLLPDSKKTPVPSKLHVYSPIRIPFNSVAAVREWNSFALARGTRQQLRARGMESPVLFVSSPVGAEVANKLGEQLLIYYITDDYPALPGVDRAYVESLENKMLSEADLIFATSEELQRKKQGAKAPTLLLPHGVNFEHFHSTADPLGPIPEEMKNLPRPILGFYGLLAPWVNADLLIQVAQAFPRASVVLIGPEWSDYKAPKGAPNLHWLGPRSYTDLPRYAAHFDVGLITFKQDRLTASVNPLKLLEYLALGLPVVSTPLPSLERFTDFVYTADNPSDFIRQVQRALDDTGPQRRQQRFALAAAESWEARVAYVFQEIEAALSRRKTS